A window of Chloracidobacterium sp. N contains these coding sequences:
- a CDS encoding ABC transporter permease codes for MPNDLPAVSRPPDVSPRPRSRPVWRRLWFIYEKEMRETLRDKRVLFGVFISPLLITPLLLVVIGYFANRKAAEEKAEVLTIAVAGAPAALQEALARTPSLSLLLIEAAQEADALIAQRKARAALIAPPAAEQALASNQTLALELVFDPSNEKSIAAMRRVQDALEEFNRATTGERLKRLNLDTSLVTPTTLTKRSVASDKNIGGLILGALLPYLIVLTAAFGGMTSAFDLGAGEKERGTMETLLVSPATRTEIILGKTLTIMTVSFASALFTIIGLVGSFAIGLSYFAQLTQGKIAISYTAVAVMTLVTLPLTLLTSSLLMILSAFARNQKEAQSYSLPFVMVVILPALLSLFVGDENPLGMSLIPLLNCALAIKQSLAGSLTVGFFGLTLLSSALYAALAIAVCTALFNREEILFRS; via the coding sequence ATGCCCAACGATCTGCCTGCCGTCTCCCGCCCCCCGGATGTGTCCCCCCGGCCGCGGTCGCGTCCCGTATGGCGACGCCTCTGGTTCATCTATGAGAAGGAAATGCGCGAAACCCTGCGCGACAAGCGGGTGCTGTTCGGCGTCTTCATCTCACCGCTCCTCATCACACCGCTGCTGCTGGTGGTCATTGGTTATTTTGCCAACCGGAAGGCAGCGGAAGAAAAGGCGGAAGTCCTTACCATTGCGGTGGCGGGTGCCCCGGCGGCGCTTCAGGAAGCTCTGGCGCGGACGCCTTCACTTTCCCTGCTGCTCATTGAAGCGGCCCAGGAGGCCGATGCCCTGATTGCCCAGCGCAAGGCGCGGGCGGCGCTCATTGCCCCACCGGCGGCCGAACAGGCACTGGCCAGCAACCAGACGCTGGCGCTGGAACTCGTCTTTGACCCTTCCAACGAAAAATCCATCGCGGCCATGCGGCGGGTGCAGGACGCTCTGGAGGAGTTCAACCGCGCGACGACCGGTGAACGCCTGAAGCGGCTCAACCTGGACACCTCGCTGGTGACGCCAACCACCCTGACCAAACGCAGCGTGGCTTCGGACAAGAATATCGGCGGTCTCATCCTGGGGGCGCTGCTGCCCTACCTGATTGTTCTGACGGCGGCTTTTGGTGGGATGACAAGTGCCTTCGACCTGGGCGCCGGTGAGAAAGAACGTGGGACGATGGAAACGCTGCTGGTGTCACCGGCGACCCGTACGGAGATCATTCTGGGCAAGACCCTGACCATCATGACCGTCAGTTTTGCCTCGGCGCTGTTTACCATCATCGGACTGGTCGGCTCGTTTGCCATCGGGCTGAGTTACTTTGCGCAGCTCACACAGGGCAAAATTGCCATTTCCTACACGGCTGTCGCCGTCATGACGCTGGTGACGCTGCCGCTCACCCTGTTGACTTCATCGCTGCTGATGATCCTTTCGGCCTTTGCGCGCAACCAGAAAGAAGCCCAGTCCTATTCGCTGCCCTTTGTCATGGTTGTCATTCTGCCGGCCCTGCTGTCATTGTTTGTGGGGGATGAAAACCCGCTGGGGATGAGCCTCATCCCGCTGCTCAACTGCGCCCTGGCTATCAAGCAATCCCTGGCCGGTTCACTGACGGTCGGATTCTTCGGGCTGACCCTGCTTTCGTCCGCACTCTATGCTGCGCTGGCCATTGCTGTGTGTACGGCGCTTTTCAACCGGGAGGAAATCCTGTTCCGCTCCTAA
- the mce gene encoding methylmalonyl-CoA epimerase, which yields MKIDHLGIAVESIEQALVFYRTALGLELTHTEVVAEQGVKVAMLPVGESRLELLEPTGPDTPVGKFLAKRGGGIHHICLGVDDLEAVLSRLKAQGIPLIDDKPRVGAEGCLVAFVHPKGTGGVLVELSQKQPQPLSSTEETASAAAHTV from the coding sequence ATGAAGATTGACCATCTTGGCATTGCCGTCGAATCCATCGAGCAGGCGCTGGTTTTTTACCGGACGGCACTGGGACTGGAACTGACCCACACCGAAGTTGTCGCCGAACAGGGTGTCAAAGTGGCGATGCTTCCGGTCGGTGAAAGCCGCCTGGAACTTCTGGAGCCGACCGGTCCCGATACGCCCGTCGGGAAGTTTCTGGCCAAGCGCGGCGGCGGCATCCACCACATCTGCCTTGGCGTGGATGACCTGGAAGCCGTCCTGAGCCGCCTCAAGGCGCAGGGTATCCCGCTCATTGACGACAAGCCGCGGGTTGGGGCCGAAGGGTGTCTCGTGGCCTTTGTCCATCCCAAAGGGACAGGCGGGGTGTTGGTCGAACTGTCCCAGAAGCAGCCACAACCACTATCCTCCACGGAAGAAACAGCATCAGCCGCCGCCCACACGGTTTAG
- a CDS encoding peptidylprolyl isomerase produces the protein MKKSLIIFTVVCFLATGALVAQNYLTKPQPPLTLTTDDINAFLAELPDANLEGLRSDPKGKELFRQQIARSLAIAAEAEQRGLFQKPEIKSQLDIAYAQIVGELWKRRPEAQEKPITPQDVAAFYREKPTAFEDFLAQNPQYRQAPKMDELKEKYGEFQVARMRGEAAGINKTPTFQLQLRLVQAQIVGNDIITKLQEAANPTDEEIEAYYKAHPEEFEEYKASHILISTLQPPAGADGKPAPTKPLTEEEALAKAEKLIKELQSGADFAKLAEQHSDDPGSKKQGGDLGYFREGMMVQPFFEGVKALQVGAFSTTPVKTQYGYHIIKLLDKRTKTIDEPLKREITEKLRQRKVEAKLDELVTRYGIVVPADFTIPPAPTS, from the coding sequence ATGAAAAAATCACTCATCATCTTTACCGTCGTGTGCTTTCTGGCCACCGGCGCACTGGTTGCCCAAAACTACCTGACCAAACCCCAGCCTCCCCTGACCCTCACGACCGACGACATCAACGCCTTTCTGGCCGAACTTCCAGACGCCAACCTGGAAGGACTGCGCTCCGACCCCAAAGGCAAGGAACTCTTCCGCCAGCAGATTGCCCGCTCCCTGGCCATTGCGGCGGAAGCCGAGCAGCGCGGACTGTTCCAGAAGCCCGAAATCAAGAGCCAGCTCGACATTGCCTACGCGCAAATTGTCGGTGAACTGTGGAAGCGCCGCCCCGAAGCCCAGGAAAAACCCATCACCCCACAAGACGTTGCTGCCTTTTACCGGGAAAAGCCCACGGCCTTTGAAGATTTCCTGGCGCAGAACCCACAGTACCGCCAGGCGCCCAAAATGGATGAGCTGAAGGAAAAGTACGGTGAGTTCCAGGTGGCCCGGATGCGTGGTGAGGCAGCCGGCATCAACAAGACACCGACGTTCCAGCTTCAACTGCGCCTCGTGCAGGCCCAGATCGTTGGCAACGACATCATCACCAAGCTCCAGGAAGCCGCCAATCCCACGGATGAGGAAATCGAAGCCTACTACAAAGCGCATCCAGAAGAGTTCGAGGAATACAAAGCCAGCCACATTCTGATCTCCACCCTGCAGCCGCCTGCCGGCGCGGACGGCAAACCGGCCCCCACCAAGCCCCTCACTGAGGAAGAAGCACTGGCCAAAGCCGAAAAACTCATCAAAGAGCTTCAGTCCGGCGCTGACTTTGCCAAGCTGGCCGAACAGCACTCCGATGATCCCGGCTCGAAAAAACAGGGCGGCGATCTCGGTTACTTCCGCGAGGGCATGATGGTGCAGCCCTTCTTTGAGGGGGTGAAGGCGCTCCAGGTGGGCGCCTTCTCCACCACCCCCGTCAAGACCCAGTACGGCTACCACATCATCAAGCTGCTGGACAAACGCACCAAAACCATTGACGAGCCGCTCAAGCGCGAAATCACCGAGAAGCTCCGGCAGCGCAAGGTCGAAGCCAAGCTCGATGAGCTGGTCACGCGCTACGGCATTGTTGTTCCCGCAGATTTCACAATTCCCCCGGCACCAACGTCATAG
- a CDS encoding acyl-CoA dehydrogenase family protein translates to MQFTEEHQLFRKTLRDFIEKEINPYVDQWEKDGIWPAHEVLKKMGDLDFLGVNYPPEYGGLGLDYWYNVIRAEELGRIPCGGVPMGITVHTDMCTPALAEFGSHELKKRFLEPAIRGTQLGAIAVSEPDAGSDVARIRTRAESDGDHYVITGNKMWITNGTQADWICLLARTSPGESFEGMSLIMVPTDTPGFIVSRKIEKLGNWSSDTAELAFEGVRVPKSFRIGEEGEGFKLQMQQFQKERLIAAVTCYSGAERIVNLTKNYLKTRKTFGKPLIDNQYIQFRLAEVVTEIECLRQLCYHCTEKLVAGQDMTREASMAKLKGGQLVRLVADVCLQFHGGMGYTEEYPLARYFRDTRLFPIGGGADEIMMGIIAKYEGFYSERPRPTTKAATAS, encoded by the coding sequence ATGCAATTCACCGAAGAACATCAGCTTTTCCGCAAGACGCTCCGCGACTTCATTGAAAAGGAAATCAACCCATACGTTGACCAGTGGGAAAAGGACGGGATATGGCCCGCCCATGAGGTACTCAAGAAAATGGGCGACCTCGATTTTCTGGGCGTGAACTATCCACCTGAGTATGGCGGCCTCGGTCTGGACTACTGGTACAACGTCATCCGGGCCGAAGAACTCGGCCGGATTCCCTGCGGCGGTGTACCGATGGGCATCACCGTGCATACGGACATGTGTACGCCGGCGCTGGCTGAGTTTGGCTCCCACGAACTCAAAAAGCGCTTCCTGGAACCTGCCATTCGCGGCACGCAGTTGGGCGCCATTGCGGTCTCCGAACCCGATGCTGGCTCGGACGTGGCCCGCATTCGCACCCGCGCAGAATCCGACGGCGATCACTATGTGATTACCGGCAACAAGATGTGGATCACCAACGGCACCCAGGCGGACTGGATTTGCCTTCTGGCACGCACCTCACCCGGCGAGTCGTTTGAAGGTATGTCCCTCATCATGGTGCCGACCGATACGCCGGGCTTCATTGTCAGCCGCAAGATTGAAAAACTGGGCAACTGGTCTTCCGACACCGCCGAGCTGGCCTTTGAGGGCGTCCGGGTTCCCAAGTCCTTCCGCATCGGTGAGGAAGGGGAGGGGTTCAAACTCCAGATGCAGCAGTTCCAGAAAGAGCGCCTCATTGCTGCTGTGACGTGCTACTCCGGGGCGGAGCGCATCGTCAACCTGACGAAGAACTACCTCAAAACCCGCAAGACCTTCGGCAAGCCGCTCATTGACAACCAGTACATCCAGTTCCGCCTGGCCGAAGTCGTCACGGAAATCGAATGCCTGCGCCAGCTCTGCTACCACTGCACGGAAAAGCTCGTTGCCGGGCAGGACATGACCCGCGAAGCCTCGATGGCCAAGCTCAAGGGTGGGCAGCTCGTTCGTCTCGTCGCCGATGTCTGCCTCCAGTTCCACGGCGGCATGGGGTACACCGAGGAATACCCGCTGGCGCGCTACTTCCGCGACACGCGCCTGTTCCCGATTGGCGGCGGCGCGGACGAAATCATGATGGGCATCATTGCCAAGTATGAAGGCTTTTACAGCGAGCGCCCACGTCCCACGACGAAAGCGGCGACGGCTTCATGA
- a CDS encoding protein kinase domain-containing protein, which translates to MKRCPTCGTEYPDNAQFCPHDGATLVSVAAAPDDPFIGQVLAGRYEVLSKLGEGGMGSVYAARHRTLGRIDAVKVLRPEAADADAGRRFLREAKLAASINHPNAVVIHDFGQTESGVTFLAMEYIQGQSLTRLLQREGPFSPARVVNIIRQVAGALDVAHQLGVIHRDLKPDNIMVMDGDRVKVVDFGIAKAVGGQESVVPMTQVGLVVGTPHYMSPEQVMGSPLDARSDVYSLALVAYEMLTGARAFVGDSMQAQMVVRLSEPPRPMSVAAPQVTVPAGIEAVVRQGLAQRPADRPASAGAFAAQLEKALAVMESTRPVASPPPGSVPTQYQGATVSTAGASAPVTAQPPRPAPHEGFRPPVMPGVSPVSAGTVVQPNPSPPPMAAIPPSPTLPTPAARPPVAAPSGASGTNFWLVGGLVAGVGVLLLAFVVGIGLYVFYVSTGSGPVAVEEKDDTSGPRRGGKDVAAILQQSRSLREVSSYESALRVVDEALTANPTSPELRIEKAEILFEQERFVESEDIVYAVLRSHPDYGPAYQNLGVLQYRQGKVDEAIANQKRCLELDPEPEYACYAHGNLAQIYAEQYFSNKRKFAARSNEAEMEARGALSTAPRKSLEVSPRLVLAGLFIDRQQYALAREQLEKLMQDNAIKTDRERGMVYAQLAVVAFFEKKYAEAVEAVERATQLDPQNKEYQKLARTLRQYRR; encoded by the coding sequence ATGAAACGCTGCCCAACCTGTGGGACCGAGTACCCGGACAATGCCCAGTTTTGTCCACACGATGGCGCGACTCTGGTTTCCGTGGCGGCTGCCCCGGATGATCCCTTCATTGGGCAGGTGTTGGCCGGGCGGTATGAAGTCCTGTCCAAACTGGGCGAAGGTGGCATGGGGAGCGTCTATGCGGCGCGCCACCGCACCCTGGGGCGGATTGACGCCGTGAAAGTCCTGCGCCCGGAGGCGGCCGATGCCGACGCCGGACGCCGTTTTCTGCGGGAGGCCAAGCTGGCGGCCAGCATCAACCATCCGAACGCCGTCGTCATTCACGATTTCGGACAGACGGAATCCGGGGTGACGTTCCTGGCGATGGAATACATCCAGGGACAGTCGCTGACGAGGCTGTTGCAACGGGAGGGTCCCTTTTCGCCGGCGCGGGTGGTGAACATCATCCGCCAGGTGGCCGGGGCGCTGGATGTGGCCCATCAGTTGGGTGTCATTCACCGCGACCTCAAACCGGACAACATCATGGTTATGGATGGCGACCGGGTGAAGGTCGTGGACTTCGGGATTGCCAAGGCGGTTGGCGGACAGGAAAGCGTCGTGCCGATGACGCAGGTTGGCCTCGTGGTCGGGACGCCGCACTACATGTCGCCGGAGCAGGTGATGGGCAGCCCGCTGGATGCCCGCTCGGATGTGTACTCCCTCGCGCTCGTCGCCTACGAAATGCTGACCGGCGCCCGGGCCTTTGTCGGTGATTCGATGCAGGCCCAGATGGTCGTTCGGCTGTCGGAGCCGCCCCGTCCGATGTCCGTCGCCGCGCCCCAGGTGACTGTTCCGGCGGGTATCGAAGCCGTTGTGCGCCAGGGGTTGGCGCAGCGACCGGCCGACCGGCCGGCTTCGGCCGGGGCTTTTGCCGCACAGCTCGAAAAAGCCCTGGCGGTGATGGAGAGCACCCGGCCGGTGGCCTCTCCGCCGCCGGGCAGTGTACCCACCCAGTATCAGGGGGCAACGGTTTCCACGGCCGGCGCGTCAGCGCCGGTCACGGCACAGCCACCGCGACCGGCGCCCCACGAGGGATTCCGTCCGCCGGTTATGCCCGGTGTGTCGCCGGTTTCGGCGGGGACGGTTGTGCAACCCAACCCGTCCCCGCCGCCGATGGCGGCCATCCCTCCGTCCCCGACGCTCCCCACACCCGCGGCCCGTCCCCCCGTCGCCGCGCCGTCTGGTGCATCGGGAACCAATTTCTGGCTTGTTGGCGGACTCGTGGCCGGGGTGGGAGTCCTGCTTCTCGCCTTTGTGGTTGGCATCGGTCTGTATGTCTTTTACGTAAGCACCGGCTCAGGGCCGGTGGCTGTTGAAGAAAAGGATGACACTTCAGGGCCGCGCCGGGGTGGGAAGGATGTCGCGGCCATCCTGCAGCAGTCACGTTCGTTGCGGGAAGTCAGCAGCTACGAGTCAGCGCTGCGCGTGGTGGATGAGGCGCTGACGGCCAATCCAACTTCACCCGAACTACGCATCGAAAAGGCGGAAATCCTGTTCGAGCAGGAACGCTTCGTGGAGTCGGAAGACATCGTCTATGCCGTACTGCGCTCCCACCCGGATTACGGGCCGGCTTACCAGAATCTGGGTGTGCTGCAATACCGCCAGGGAAAAGTGGACGAGGCCATTGCCAATCAGAAGCGTTGTCTGGAACTCGATCCCGAACCGGAATATGCCTGCTACGCCCACGGCAACCTGGCGCAGATCTATGCCGAACAATACTTTTCCAACAAACGCAAGTTTGCGGCGCGGTCAAATGAAGCCGAGATGGAGGCGCGGGGGGCGCTCTCCACAGCGCCCCGGAAAAGTCTGGAAGTCTCACCCCGGCTCGTCCTGGCCGGGTTGTTCATTGATCGTCAGCAGTATGCCCTGGCGCGTGAGCAGCTTGAAAAGTTGATGCAGGACAACGCGATCAAGACGGACCGGGAGCGGGGGATGGTCTATGCCCAACTGGCCGTCGTCGCCTTCTTTGAAAAGAAATATGCCGAAGCCGTCGAAGCCGTCGAACGCGCTACTCAGCTCGACCCACAGAACAAAGAGTACCAAAAGCTGGCGCGGACGCTTCGCCAGTACCGGCGCTGA
- a CDS encoding 6-phosphofructokinase, producing MEVRTLGVLTGGGDAPGLNAALRAVVRRAMQYGIRVLGIHQGWNGLIHGRVEPLTRYSISGILPRGGTILGTSRINPLETDEVAERVRANWRKYELDALVVIGGEGTLSAALDMHRRYDYPIVGVPKTIDNDLCGTDMTFGFDTALSVATEAIDRLHTTAESHDRVMVVEVMGRHAGWIAAGAGIAGGADIILVPEHPFRISEVCQILNHRKSLGRFFSIIVVAEDAHPHPDEDFLTAEERERVFQHTRLGGIGHLLAQKIEELTGIETRVTVLGYTQRGGVPTAYDRLLATRLGVKAVDMVRAGEFGYMAALQGQHMVSVPIAHAVSCIKRLDDELYETARVFFG from the coding sequence ATGGAAGTTCGTACGTTGGGTGTGTTGACCGGTGGTGGGGATGCCCCCGGACTCAATGCCGCGCTGCGTGCCGTCGTTCGTCGCGCCATGCAGTACGGGATACGGGTGCTGGGCATTCATCAGGGATGGAACGGTCTCATTCACGGGCGGGTTGAGCCACTGACCCGGTATTCCATTTCGGGCATCCTGCCCCGCGGCGGGACGATTCTCGGCACGTCACGGATCAATCCCCTGGAAACCGATGAGGTGGCCGAGCGGGTACGCGCCAACTGGCGCAAGTACGAACTCGATGCGCTGGTGGTCATCGGCGGCGAAGGCACCCTCAGCGCCGCGCTGGACATGCACCGCCGGTATGACTATCCGATTGTCGGCGTGCCAAAGACGATTGACAACGATCTGTGCGGGACGGACATGACCTTTGGCTTCGACACGGCGCTGTCCGTGGCGACCGAGGCCATTGACCGGCTGCACACCACGGCGGAATCCCACGACCGCGTCATGGTGGTCGAAGTCATGGGACGCCATGCCGGATGGATTGCGGCCGGGGCCGGGATTGCCGGCGGGGCGGACATCATCCTCGTCCCGGAGCATCCGTTTCGGATCAGCGAGGTGTGCCAGATTCTCAATCACCGGAAGTCACTGGGGCGGTTTTTTTCCATCATTGTCGTGGCCGAGGATGCCCACCCGCATCCCGACGAAGATTTTCTCACGGCGGAAGAACGGGAGCGGGTTTTTCAGCACACCCGGCTGGGGGGCATCGGGCACCTGCTGGCGCAGAAGATCGAGGAACTGACAGGCATTGAAACGCGGGTGACGGTGCTGGGCTACACGCAGCGCGGCGGCGTACCGACGGCCTATGACCGGTTGCTGGCGACCCGGCTGGGCGTCAAGGCCGTGGATATGGTGCGCGCCGGCGAGTTTGGTTACATGGCGGCGCTGCAGGGCCAGCACATGGTCTCGGTTCCGATTGCGCATGCGGTTTCGTGCATCAAACGCCTGGATGACGAACTCTATGAGACAGCGCGTGTCTTTTTCGGGTAA
- a CDS encoding J domain-containing protein yields MGDFYATLGVSREASPDEIRSAFRRLARLYHPDVSQLPDAAARFAEITAAYRVLGNPELRARYDRGESVAPPPPRPRESRRRRAARARAYKIRIESIINDMLEAERREAEFRAEAVLFVVVGWFSTLAATAVQPSLLFGPDDLVVRLVLWGACLFSLWFLGRRLWVMLEHYTYRQTLLSVTAPSVPAQPFSRSAVVGLLLAGYASALVIGYWLGTLVNRRPNALFPVFDAVHDGLLFPPITLLLLSALHRWERALRRA; encoded by the coding sequence ATGGGGGACTTCTACGCAACCCTGGGCGTGTCCCGTGAGGCTTCGCCAGATGAAATCCGGTCCGCTTTTCGCCGGCTGGCGCGGTTGTATCATCCCGATGTAAGCCAGTTGCCGGATGCGGCCGCGCGCTTTGCGGAAATCACGGCGGCCTACCGGGTGCTGGGCAACCCGGAGTTGCGGGCGCGGTATGACCGGGGCGAGTCGGTTGCGCCGCCACCGCCACGTCCGCGTGAAAGCCGCCGGCGGCGGGCAGCGCGGGCGCGGGCCTACAAGATTCGCATCGAGAGCATCATCAACGACATGCTCGAAGCCGAGCGCCGGGAGGCCGAGTTTCGGGCGGAAGCCGTACTGTTTGTCGTGGTGGGCTGGTTTTCGACGCTGGCGGCCACGGCCGTCCAGCCCTCCCTGCTGTTTGGGCCGGATGATCTCGTTGTGCGGCTTGTCCTGTGGGGCGCCTGCCTGTTCAGCCTGTGGTTTCTGGGGCGGCGGCTGTGGGTGATGCTGGAGCATTACACCTACCGGCAGACCCTGCTTTCCGTGACCGCGCCCTCCGTCCCGGCGCAGCCCTTCAGCCGAAGCGCCGTCGTCGGTCTGCTTCTGGCCGGTTACGCTTCGGCGCTGGTGATCGGATACTGGCTGGGGACGCTTGTCAACCGGCGTCCGAACGCGCTGTTCCCGGTTTTTGATGCCGTCCATGACGGGCTGCTGTTTCCCCCGATCACATTGCTGCTGCTCAGCGCCCTGCACCGCTGGGAACGGGCGCTGCGCCGCGCCTGA
- a CDS encoding SseB family protein yields the protein MSLPDARTAVREHLAGRLSSATLFRSLMTHPDWHVPVYISTEGEAAVMTFVDAAGERWIKVFTDLAAVEAWAEQSGGAPDQQCVVTDGANLFGALDDTLAGVEINPGLPEGVHYQQAHLPLLRQWARIVELESALETIDTGETPIGLLRDYDAYVLVLKRTGADTAQLVLAPDADGRLLAAVFTAEDTLAAFFDQVLATADFEPIPVRVNGMQLFGQLQALPLDGLVFNCSGPTPPRAFGKRLAAYVLAADDETAR from the coding sequence ATGTCTCTGCCTGATGCCCGAACGGCCGTGCGCGAGCACCTGGCCGGACGGTTGTCGTCTGCAACGCTTTTCCGCAGCCTTATGACACATCCCGACTGGCACGTGCCGGTGTACATCAGCACCGAGGGCGAAGCGGCCGTGATGACCTTCGTGGATGCCGCCGGCGAACGTTGGATCAAAGTGTTTACTGACCTGGCCGCCGTCGAAGCCTGGGCTGAACAGTCCGGGGGCGCTCCCGATCAACAGTGCGTCGTCACGGACGGCGCCAACCTCTTCGGCGCCCTCGACGACACCCTGGCCGGCGTCGAAATCAATCCCGGACTGCCCGAAGGCGTTCACTATCAGCAGGCACACCTCCCGCTCCTGCGCCAGTGGGCCCGGATCGTGGAACTCGAAAGCGCCCTGGAAACGATTGACACGGGGGAAACCCCCATCGGGCTGCTGCGCGACTACGATGCCTATGTGCTCGTCCTGAAACGAACCGGCGCCGACACGGCCCAGTTGGTGCTGGCCCCCGATGCCGACGGACGCCTGCTTGCCGCCGTCTTCACCGCCGAAGACACCCTGGCCGCGTTCTTCGACCAGGTGCTCGCCACGGCCGACTTCGAGCCGATTCCCGTACGGGTCAACGGCATGCAACTTTTCGGACAACTCCAGGCGCTGCCTCTCGACGGCCTGGTGTTCAACTGTAGCGGCCCGACACCACCCCGCGCCTTCGGCAAACGGCTGGCGGCGTATGTCCTCGCAGCGGACGACGAAACCGCCCGCTAG
- a CDS encoding ROK family protein, whose amino-acid sequence MAHASDATDGRLWMGVECAATFLRGIVCEANGEVVTQRQRPLTGHAPAEAVAAVRALIAELLATESEPALFGGVGLALPGSLNRATDRCESNTLWSAVALDELRPCGTLGTAHLVSRATAALMGEYRCGVARGCQTVVYVEVGSELSAAMLHDGRLWSGATGIAGAIGYDSVDVDGDLTLQERVGGEGLIRRAKERMYRDRTSSLSRRGIPRDREIGLEDLLTMARLGDELAQVIIARAGVHLGMAAARLINLLNPELLIVGGELVSAGEVLLAPVREEVERRTAPSALAVCRLLPATVGAAVGAAQAACQALSTAAGR is encoded by the coding sequence ATGGCACATGCATCAGACGCGACAGACGGGCGCTTGTGGATGGGGGTAGAGTGCGCGGCCACCTTTCTCCGGGGCATTGTCTGTGAAGCGAATGGGGAAGTCGTCACGCAGCGTCAGCGGCCGCTGACCGGGCATGCGCCAGCGGAAGCCGTGGCTGCCGTGCGGGCGCTCATCGCCGAACTGCTGGCGACCGAGTCCGAGCCGGCTTTGTTTGGCGGTGTCGGGCTGGCCTTGCCGGGCAGCCTCAACCGGGCGACGGACCGGTGTGAGTCCAACACGCTCTGGTCGGCCGTGGCGTTGGATGAGCTGCGGCCGTGTGGCACCCTGGGGACAGCCCACCTGGTCTCGCGGGCGACGGCGGCCCTGATGGGCGAATACCGGTGCGGTGTGGCCCGGGGCTGCCAGACGGTGGTCTATGTCGAAGTCGGGTCGGAACTTTCAGCGGCCATGCTCCATGATGGGCGACTCTGGAGCGGGGCAACGGGCATTGCCGGCGCGATTGGCTACGATTCGGTGGATGTGGACGGCGACCTCACCCTGCAGGAACGGGTCGGCGGCGAAGGACTGATTCGGCGGGCCAAGGAGCGGATGTACCGTGACCGTACCTCTTCGCTCTCACGGCGCGGCATCCCGCGTGACCGGGAAATCGGTCTTGAAGACCTGCTCACCATGGCGCGCCTGGGGGACGAGTTGGCGCAGGTCATCATTGCCCGTGCCGGGGTTCACCTGGGCATGGCGGCGGCGCGCCTCATCAACCTGCTCAATCCTGAGTTGCTGATTGTCGGGGGCGAGCTGGTTTCCGCCGGCGAGGTTCTGCTCGCTCCGGTACGTGAGGAAGTCGAGCGCCGGACAGCACCTTCGGCGCTGGCCGTCTGCCGCCTGCTGCCGGCCACGGTTGGCGCGGCGGTGGGGGCTGCCCAGGCGGCCTGTCAGGCCTTGTCCACGGCCGCCGGGCGGTAA
- a CDS encoding VWA domain-containing protein produces MKPSNRLTPAPGILPERLPRRAFLLRAGLGLICGLGLGRDARQRVWGQSGRAGDAPVPYLSLTVIAQVPTPEAPPTRLTTTDLTLYDAGVEQVIESIEPDPSAATIVFLADNSATFQVEVGDMEQKARSLIRELFTGDRLMLVGYAKAPEILCDLTDDAAQLVAGAKLFRKSSAPRLYDALLAVTEDVFRPATTVSKRVIVLLSDGYDEGSQTSFEAALAALQSADVVVYAMQAQDRTYGAPRARRLGPKPAEALRLLTEGTGGRSFKLDEAQAAAVLTDEVRRRWFRLRYNPQAVNSTTARRLFLVAANDQVVLRAKKTQPPPSTILK; encoded by the coding sequence GTGAAACCGTCAAACCGTCTGACTCCCGCCCCTGGTATTCTGCCGGAAAGGCTGCCCCGGCGCGCGTTCCTGCTGCGGGCCGGCCTGGGATTGATCTGCGGACTGGGGCTGGGCCGGGACGCCCGCCAGCGTGTCTGGGGACAGTCGGGGCGGGCTGGAGACGCCCCGGTACCGTACCTCTCGCTCACGGTCATTGCGCAGGTGCCCACGCCGGAAGCTCCCCCAACCCGCCTGACGACAACCGATCTGACCCTGTATGACGCCGGGGTGGAGCAGGTCATCGAAAGCATCGAGCCGGACCCATCGGCGGCAACGATCGTCTTTCTGGCTGACAACTCGGCCACGTTCCAGGTCGAAGTCGGTGATATGGAGCAGAAGGCGCGTTCGCTTATCCGGGAACTCTTTACCGGCGACCGGCTGATGCTTGTCGGCTACGCCAAAGCGCCGGAAATTCTGTGTGATCTGACAGACGACGCGGCACAGCTCGTCGCCGGAGCCAAGCTCTTCCGCAAAAGCTCCGCGCCACGCCTCTACGATGCGCTTCTGGCCGTGACCGAAGATGTCTTCCGTCCGGCGACGACCGTCAGCAAGCGTGTCATTGTCCTGCTGTCAGACGGCTATGACGAAGGCTCCCAAACCTCGTTTGAAGCGGCGCTGGCGGCCCTTCAGTCGGCAGACGTGGTGGTGTATGCCATGCAGGCGCAGGACCGGACGTACGGCGCGCCCCGCGCCAGACGGCTCGGCCCGAAGCCGGCCGAGGCCCTCCGGCTGCTGACCGAGGGCACGGGCGGGCGCAGCTTCAAGCTGGATGAAGCCCAGGCCGCGGCCGTACTGACCGATGAAGTGCGGCGGCGCTGGTTTCGCCTGCGTTACAACCCGCAGGCGGTGAACAGCACGACGGCCCGCCGGCTGTTTCTGGTGGCGGCCAATGACCAGGTGGTGCTGCGCGCCAAGAAAACCCAGCCGCCGCCATCCACAATCCTGAAGTAA